In the genome of bacterium, the window CCGACATCTAAAGTAACAATACATTTCCCGCACACCATAGCTTCAAGCAAACCGTTACTAACATTCGAGACATCATTTACCGATACAAATATATCTGCTAAATTCATATAATTTGAAGTTTCTTTTATATTAACAGAACCAGTAAATTTAACATATTTTTCCATATCTAAAATTTGACTTATTTTTTCTAATTTTTTTCTCTCCGGACCATCGCCTACTATCAACAAGACAACATTTTTAAATTCCGATACAATATATGGCATAGCATTTATAATCCTTTCTAAATGTTTCCAGTTAACAAGACGACTAAGCGTTAAAATAATTCTAACAGAATTATCTAAACCCAGTTCTTTCTTAAATTCATCACTATTAAAAATTGGATTATATATTTGTTTATCCACACCATCATACCAGAACTTCAGTCTTTCATGAGGAACTCCCACCATCTTAGCAATCTTATCTCCCTGAGTTCCATCATTCAAAACAATTAAATATCTGCATGGCATCTTAAACGCTATTATTTCCTGCCATTTTGTTAACAATCGTAATTTGAAATCGCGAGGAGTAATATATGTCCCAAATAATCTGGTAATATTGGGAACAGAATAATGTCTACTTAATATATATGCCGGCAAGACATCATAAGCACTATATGCATAAATAAGAGAAGGGCCTTTCTTGCTGAAATTCAATATTCTTTTTACTACTGAAATAACATATAATAAAACAAATAAAAATTGTAAAATTTGATTTCCAATAAATCCAAAAATCTTTAAGCGCATACTTTTTATCTGTAACTGCCTGATTACTCTTTGTAATGGCACTCTAAACCGATGGATATATATGCCTTCACAAAGTTCATCGTTTTTGAAATCGCTATCGTTCAAACAAAATAAATGGGTCTCGTATCCGGCGTTCACAAAAGCTTTTAAAATATAATAATATCCTCTGTAGCCTTTTTTTTCACCCATACTCCACATAGTAGACCAGGGACTAATCCCCCAAATAACTTTTTTATTTTGTATTTTTAAT includes:
- a CDS encoding glycosyltransferase family 4 protein; the encoded protein is MVLKIQNKKVIWGISPWSTMWSMGEKKGYRGYYYILKAFVNAGYETHLFCLNDSDFKNDELCEGIYIHRFRVPLQRVIRQLQIKSMRLKIFGFIGNQILQFLFVLLYVISVVKRILNFSKKGPSLIYAYSAYDVLPAYILSRHYSVPNITRLFGTYITPRDFKLRLLTKWQEIIAFKMPCRYLIVLNDGTQGDKIAKMVGVPHERLKFWYDGVDKQIYNPIFNSDEFKKELGLDNSVRIILTLSRLVNWKHLERIINAMPYIVSEFKNVVLLIVGDGPERKKLEKISQILDMEKYVKFTGSVNIKETSNYMNLADIFVSVNDVSNVSNGLLEAMVCGKCIVTLDVGDTKRLIRDNETGKLISVKNQKSIITDLSKTIIDILKDENLRKKLGDNARFYAEKHFKSWEERMGIELDLIRSLITHNNYVKIENKII